In Alkalimarinus alittae, the DNA window AGATCCCCACGGTCACCGTATCGTCTGTTACGGCTAGGCCTGTGGTATTAACGTCTGCCGCCGATGCAGATAGGCTCATATTGGATAGAAGAATGGCTGCTGGCAATGCCATCAAGCCTTTGACGAAGCGTCTGCGCATAATGCTGGGCAGGCGAGAATTGTTCGTTTTTCTCATGATATAGCCTCTTTATAATTTCAGGGTCAAACAAATGCTTTTAGACAATGGAGATGTCGGAAGAAAGTATGAAGAAGTCGAGCGTTGGCGAGAATTAGGTGATTGCACCATCAGACTACGTCATATGACGTATAGCTAAATATTGTCATTACTCATAAGTAGGTATAAAAATTGCTGATGGTTATCTAAAAGTTAATGATAGTTATCTAAAAATCATACTTAAACATCGCTAGAGATTGTATCTTGGAGTCAGCGAGAATGAGTGAGCAGCATGTATCCGGTCATCGTCGCCGTTATAACCGGTGGGTGGCTAACCAAACATTAGAAGATTACGCTTTACGCTTTACCGCCAAAAGCGCAAGAAAGTGGTCTGTCGGTAGAGTGACCAATACCGCATTAGGTGCAATTTCATTCTTGGCATTAGAGGCGATTGGCGGCGTTATTACCGTCCATTATGGGTTTGATAATGCGTTAGCCGCGATTTTGGTGGTCTCGCTTATTATTTTTTTAACAGGTTTACCGATTGCTTATTATGCGGCGCGTTATGGCGTTGATATTGATCTATTAAGCCGTGGTGCTGGGTTTGGTTACATTGGTTCGACCATTACATCACTGATTTATGCCTCTTTTACGTTCATATTTTTTGCGCTTGAAGCCGCTATCATGGCCTCGGCCCTAGAGCTGTTGTTTGGTTTGCCGCTGAGTATTGGCTATCTAATGAGTTCTCTAATGGTGATCCCTTTGGCGACTCATGGCATCACCCTCATTAGCCGCTTTCAATTATGGAGTCAGCCAATATGGCTAGTGCTGCAGTTAACGCCTTTTGTATTTATTTTATGGCATGAGTGGTCGTCGGTAGGGCAGTGGGCGTCGTTTAACGGTATTGCACCAGAAGAGGGCAAATCCTTTAATGTGATTTTCTTTGGTGCAGCATCGGGCGTGTTATTTTCATTGGTGGCACAAATAGGTGAGCAGGTTGATGTTTTACGGTTCTTACCTCAAGACGATAAAAAATATCGCTGGCGCTGGTGGGTCGCGCTTATATCGGCAGGCCCAGGGTGGATTATTGTCGGGGCGCTTAAAATTTTGGCAGGTTCTTTTTTGGCTGTGCTGGCTATCAATAATGGGATAGCGGCCTCTGTTGCTGATGACCCTATACAGATGTACTTGGTCGCCTTTAGTTATTTAAATCAATCACCGATGGTGACACTCGCCTTAGCCGGTATCTTTGTGGTTATTTGCCAGATCAAGATTAATGTCACCAATGCCTATGCCGGTTCAATTGCCTGGTCTAACTTTTTCTCTCGCTTGACCCATAGTCACCCAGGGCGAGTGGTTTGGTTGGTGTTTAACGTTATGATTGCGTTGCTCGTTATGGAGCTCGGTGTTTATTCAGCGTTGGAAAATATTTTAGGTATTTACTCCAGTATTGCCGTTGCTTGGGTGGGGGCGCTGGTGGCTGATTTAGTGATTAACAAACCTCTGGGGCTCAGCCCGCGACATATAGAGTTTAAACGCGCGCATTTATACGATATTAACCCCGTGGGTGTTGGCGCGATGCTCTTGGCGTCAATACTGGGCATTACCGCGTATTCGGGTGAGTTTGGTGAGTTGGCTCAGGCGTTATCGCCTTATATCGCGTTATTCACCGCTTTTTTGGCCTCTCCTATTATTGCGTATGCCACCCAAGGGCGATACTACATTGCGCGTAAGGCGTCAGAACTCAACAGCCAAGATGGCGTAGTCGCTTGCAAGGTGTGCCAAAACAACTTTGAAACGGAAGACATGGCGTTGTGCCCAGCATACGGAGGGGCGATCTGCTCTCTCTGTTGCTCGTTAGATGCACGCTGTCATGACCAATGTAAAACAGAGGCTCGCTTGGGTGATCAATTAGCTCACTTCGTATCAATAATCCTACCTCGGCAGGTGGTTTCTAGGATGAATGCCAGACTATTACAGTTTTCAGGGCTACTGCTGCTGATTGCGGGCATTATTGGTACTGTGTTTTCTCTTGTGTACCTACAAATTCCCGATAGTAGCGCAGCGTTTAAGGGGCTCATTTCTTCAACGCTTTTCCAGTTGTTTTTTATCTTGATGATCATTGTCGGGGTGCTGGTATGGTTATTTGTATTGGCAAATGAAAGCCGGCAGTTGGCGTCAGAAGAATCACAACGGCAGATGGAGTTACTCAGTAAAGAAGTGAGTGCACACAAAATGACCGACAAGGCGTTACAGCAAGCAAAAGAAATAGCCGAAGCGGCCAATCTGGCCAAAAGCCGTTATCTGACCGGCATTAGCCATGAGCTAAGGAGTCCGCTTAACTCACTGTTGGGATACGCTCAAATCTTGGAAAAAGATACCGCGCTGACAGATACGCAGCTCAAGAAAGTTAATATTATTCGACGCAGTGGTGATCACCTTGCAGATTTAATCGAAGGCTTACTGGATATCTCACGGATAGAAGCGGGCCGAATAGAGTTTCGACGGGATCATGTGTTATTGAAAAGCTTGATTGATGAGCTGATTGAAATGTTTCGAATACAGGCAGAAGCGAAAGGCATTGTGTTCGAGTATGTCGCAAAAAGTCGGTTACCGAATGTGGTGGTGGTTGATGAAAAGCATCTTCGTCAGATATTAATTAATTTACTGTCAAATGCCGTAAAGTTCACCCAAAAGGGGCGGGTTCGTTTGGAGGTTCGATATAGAAATCAAGTCGCTGAATTTACTATCTCAGATTCCGGGATGGGCATAGCGGAAGATGATATAGAACGTGTTTTTGACCCTTTTGAGCGTGTACGAAGTACCCAGTATCCACAGGTTACTGGAACGGGACTTGGTTTAACAATCAGTAAGTTATTAACGGAGGTGATGGGTGGGGATATTGAGCTGACTAGTCAATTGGGTGTTGGTAGCACCTTCAAACTAGCGTTGATGTTATCGAGTGTCGACAACCCTAACGCTCGTTTAGATACCGTTAAACCTATCGTGTCCTACGAAGGGAAGAAAAAGACCGTAATGGTGGTTGATGATGAGCCCTTTCATAGAGGACTTATCAGTGAAATTTTATCGCCTTTAGGGTTTTATGTGCTTGAGTCTCCAGACGCACTGAGTTGCCTTCGTGCTGATAATCTCGCAGATATTGATCTGTTCTTGTTAGACATCTCAATGCCAGACATGAATGGGTGGTCACTGGTTGAAACCTTACGAGAGCAGGGTGTTACGGTGCCGATTATTATGGTCTCGGCCGATGCCTATGAAAATCCTGATGTGACGATGCAGGAGGATACCGCCGTTAGATTAAATGATGATTATATAACGAAGCCTATTCGCGACACCGTTTTACTCGAAAAAATTGCAAAAGTGCTCGATCTTACTTGGGTTTATAAGGCTGTGAGCGCTATGGCTACAAAACCAGAGGCTGTTGAAAAGAATATACAGTGTATCAATCTTGAACATTACCAAGGTGTCTCGGGTGATGACTTGAGAGAGTTGATAGCGATGGCAGAGTTAGGATTCGTTGATGGGATTAGCAAGATACTGGCGCGACTTGAACAGTCGGGTAGTGCAATGCCGTTTGTTGATTTGGTTAGACAGCATCTAGACAGTTATCAATTTTCGGACATTATTAGCATGAGTAAAAAGGGGTTGATGTAATGACCGGAAGCGAGTCGAAAGGTATTGTTCTCGTCGTTGATGATTCAATTGACGCACTGGGTATGCTTAATGAATCATTGGTGGGTGCGGGTTATACGGTCTTTGTCGCCATGGATGGTTTACAAGCGTTAGCCATAGCAGGTCGTATGGCGCCAGACATCATTTTGATGGATGCTATTATGCCTAATATGGATGGCTTTGAAGCCTGTAAGGCGCTTAAAAAGAATAGTGAATTGAGTGATGTACCTGTGGTTTTTATGACGGGACTGAGTGAAAGTGAGGACGTTGTTAAAGGACTCGAAGCAGGGGGTGTTGATTATATAAATAAGCCGGTAAAGTTAGACGAATTGTTGGCGAGAGTGAAGGTGCACTTGAATAATGCGCGCATGACAAAAAGTGCCAAGGTTGCATTGGATGAAGTGGGGCAGTTGACGTTTGCGTGTGATATTCATGGCGGGGTTGTTTGGTCTACGGCTCAAGCGCGACAACTGTTAGCTTCGAGTAGTGATGATCAGGCGTGGATGACGTCGCAGTTACCTGATCAGGTAAAAACGTGGCTAAGTCATAGCCCAGAAAAACATAGCAGTTTGCAGTTAAAGGGGCTCAACAAACCTTTGCAGGTGAATTTGTTGGGCAGACCCTCTCCTGGGGAATACCTTATGCGCTTGTTAGACGACGATGAGCGAGTAGCACGTGGGACGTTAAAAGAACGGTTTGAACTTACCGAGCGTGAATCTGAGGTTCTATTCTGGGTATCCAGAGGAAAAACCAACCGTGAAATAGGGCAGATTCTGTCAATGAGCCCACGCACCGTCAATAAACACCTTGAACCCGTCTATCGTAAACTGTCGGTAGAAAATCGAACGACGGCTGCCGCTGTTTGTTTGCAACACCTGAGTAGCCGTTGATTGTTAACTCAGCCTAGATTAAATGACCGGATTCCGTTATTACTCGCCTCTAGTGCCGCTAATTTCTGCTAGAATGCCATCATAAAAATTCATCTAGTTTCTTTAGTGGAATACGTTACCCCTCATGGCTAAATACTCAAAAAAACACCCCGCAGTTTCTGAGAAAACCCAAGAAGAAGCGATGCAAATCGCGCGTGCTACTCAAAAGCCGGGACAAACTAAAGAACAGAGCAAATTGATCTCTCAGGGCATTCAAAAAGGCATTGAGCACTACAAAAAACAGCAGAAAGCCAAATCTCGTGAGCTTAACAAACAACTCAAAAAAGCCGCTAATGCAAAACCTGATGTAGCAGAATTAACATCAGTGGATGAGCCTCCTGCTCGCGCTAAATCGTTACCTTGGATCTTACTGCTGGCTTCTTGGGCCTTGTTTATTAGCTATTTTGTTTCAACAAGGCTTTAGAAATATGACTGCTGACTTACACGCGCTATTACAAACACACTTTGGTTTTTCGTCTTTTCGCCCAGGTCAGGCCGAGGTGGTTCAAGCCATTACCGAGGGTAGAAGTGCGGCGGCCATCTTTCCGACGGGCTCCGGTAAGTCTTTATGTTATCAGCTATCAGCACTTTACTTACCGCATCTCACGTTAGTGGTTTCGCCTTTATTAGCGTTAATGCACGATCAGTTAGACTTTCTCGCCCAAAAAGGCATTAAGGCGGCGAGTATCGATTCAACTCAGAGTCGAGAAGAGTCTGTTGAGGTGATGAACGGCGTTCGTTCAGGGCACATAAAGATTTTGATGATCTCGGTCGAGCGACTCAATAATGAACGCTTTCGCCATTTTCTGAGACAAATACCGATTTCTTTATTGGTGGTTGATGAAGCTCACTGTATTTCTGAGTGGGGGCATAACTTCAGGCCCGACTATCTTAAATTGCCGCAATACCGACAAGAATTTAATATCAAGCAAACCTTATTGCTGACCGCGACCGCTACCCCGCAAGTGATCCAAGATATGGGGCAGAAGTTTGGTATTGATTCTAACGACATCACCCTAACAGGCTTTTATCGCGCTAATTTAAATTTAGACGTTCAAGGGGTTAAAGCCGAAGATAAAATAACCTGTTTGAGTCAGTGGCTTAATGGGCGAACGCATCAATCAGGTATCATTTACGTCACCTTGCAACAAACCGCTGAACACGTGGCTGAACAGCTTAGGCAGTTGAATATACCGGCTCAGGCTTATCATGCAGGCATGGACAGTGAGCGACGCCAGTCGATTCAACAACAGTTTATGACGGGGGAGTTGGGTATTATCGTAGCGACCATTGCCTTTGGCATGGGCATTGATAAAAGTGATATCCGCTTTGTGGCGCATTACGACTTACCTAAATCGATCGAAAACTACGCACAAGAAATCGGTCGAGCAGGGCGTGATGGTCAGCCATCAGATTGTTTAGTGTTGGCCAATGGGGATAACCTCAATGTGCTCGAAAACTTTGTCTATGGCGACACCCCAGAACTTTCTGCTATTCAGTATGCATTGAATGATATCCTCAGCAGTTCAACTCAACCGTCCGGGCAGGGTACACCGCAATGGGAAATGGTGCTCAATAGCCTATCGAATCAATCCAATATACGTCCACTGAGCCTTAAAACACTGCTGGTGTATCTCGAAATATTTGAAATCATTAAACCGGTTTATAGTTATTTCGCAGAATATAAGTACAAGTTTTTGCAATCTCAAGAAGAGGTGATCGCGCGCTTTAAGGGTGAACGGCAAGCCTTTGTGAAGGCGATTGTTGAATCATCTGATAAAGCCCGCACTTGGGCAACGGTAAATTTTGAGCGCCTTAATCAGGCTTACCCCAGCGAGCGTAGTCGTGCGTTAACTGCGTTAGGGTATCTTGATGAGCAGGGTATGATTGAACTGCAGACGAAGCAGATGACACAAGTGTATGACGTATTAAACCCCACCGTTGACCCATCGTCATTGGCGGCCTCGCTGTTTGAGCGTTTTCGATCAAAAGAGCAGAGTGAGATTAACCGTATTCATCAGTTGGTGGCGTTTTTTACCAGTGAGACTTGTTTAAGCAGGCAGTTGGCGGCTTACTTTGCTGATCATCAACTACAGTCTGATTGTGGCCATTGTTCGGTATGTCGCGGCTATTCGGCCTCTTTGCCTCC includes these proteins:
- a CDS encoding DUF2956 domain-containing protein; translation: MAKYSKKHPAVSEKTQEEAMQIARATQKPGQTKEQSKLISQGIQKGIEHYKKQQKAKSRELNKQLKKAANAKPDVAELTSVDEPPARAKSLPWILLLASWALFISYFVSTRL
- a CDS encoding hybrid sensor histidine kinase/response regulator — translated: MSEQHVSGHRRRYNRWVANQTLEDYALRFTAKSARKWSVGRVTNTALGAISFLALEAIGGVITVHYGFDNALAAILVVSLIIFLTGLPIAYYAARYGVDIDLLSRGAGFGYIGSTITSLIYASFTFIFFALEAAIMASALELLFGLPLSIGYLMSSLMVIPLATHGITLISRFQLWSQPIWLVLQLTPFVFILWHEWSSVGQWASFNGIAPEEGKSFNVIFFGAASGVLFSLVAQIGEQVDVLRFLPQDDKKYRWRWWVALISAGPGWIIVGALKILAGSFLAVLAINNGIAASVADDPIQMYLVAFSYLNQSPMVTLALAGIFVVICQIKINVTNAYAGSIAWSNFFSRLTHSHPGRVVWLVFNVMIALLVMELGVYSALENILGIYSSIAVAWVGALVADLVINKPLGLSPRHIEFKRAHLYDINPVGVGAMLLASILGITAYSGEFGELAQALSPYIALFTAFLASPIIAYATQGRYYIARKASELNSQDGVVACKVCQNNFETEDMALCPAYGGAICSLCCSLDARCHDQCKTEARLGDQLAHFVSIILPRQVVSRMNARLLQFSGLLLLIAGIIGTVFSLVYLQIPDSSAAFKGLISSTLFQLFFILMIIVGVLVWLFVLANESRQLASEESQRQMELLSKEVSAHKMTDKALQQAKEIAEAANLAKSRYLTGISHELRSPLNSLLGYAQILEKDTALTDTQLKKVNIIRRSGDHLADLIEGLLDISRIEAGRIEFRRDHVLLKSLIDELIEMFRIQAEAKGIVFEYVAKSRLPNVVVVDEKHLRQILINLLSNAVKFTQKGRVRLEVRYRNQVAEFTISDSGMGIAEDDIERVFDPFERVRSTQYPQVTGTGLGLTISKLLTEVMGGDIELTSQLGVGSTFKLALMLSSVDNPNARLDTVKPIVSYEGKKKTVMVVDDEPFHRGLISEILSPLGFYVLESPDALSCLRADNLADIDLFLLDISMPDMNGWSLVETLREQGVTVPIIMVSADAYENPDVTMQEDTAVRLNDDYITKPIRDTVLLEKIAKVLDLTWVYKAVSAMATKPEAVEKNIQCINLEHYQGVSGDDLRELIAMAELGFVDGISKILARLEQSGSAMPFVDLVRQHLDSYQFSDIISMSKKGLM
- a CDS encoding RecQ family ATP-dependent DNA helicase translates to MTADLHALLQTHFGFSSFRPGQAEVVQAITEGRSAAAIFPTGSGKSLCYQLSALYLPHLTLVVSPLLALMHDQLDFLAQKGIKAASIDSTQSREESVEVMNGVRSGHIKILMISVERLNNERFRHFLRQIPISLLVVDEAHCISEWGHNFRPDYLKLPQYRQEFNIKQTLLLTATATPQVIQDMGQKFGIDSNDITLTGFYRANLNLDVQGVKAEDKITCLSQWLNGRTHQSGIIYVTLQQTAEHVAEQLRQLNIPAQAYHAGMDSERRQSIQQQFMTGELGIIVATIAFGMGIDKSDIRFVAHYDLPKSIENYAQEIGRAGRDGQPSDCLVLANGDNLNVLENFVYGDTPELSAIQYALNDILSSSTQPSGQGTPQWEMVLNSLSNQSNIRPLSLKTLLVYLEIFEIIKPVYSYFAEYKYKFLQSQEEVIARFKGERQAFVKAIVESSDKARTWATVNFERLNQAYPSERSRALTALGYLDEQGMIELQTKQMTQVYDVLNPTVDPSSLAASLFERFRSKEQSEINRIHQLVAFFTSETCLSRQLAAYFADHQLQSDCGHCSVCRGYSASLPPAPNLKPLEQFDFERLSQEIVIKLGDAASTVLISRFLCGLTTPIFTRLKARSLPGFGALEFYRFADVVNWVERQR
- a CDS encoding response regulator transcription factor, with amino-acid sequence MTGSESKGIVLVVDDSIDALGMLNESLVGAGYTVFVAMDGLQALAIAGRMAPDIILMDAIMPNMDGFEACKALKKNSELSDVPVVFMTGLSESEDVVKGLEAGGVDYINKPVKLDELLARVKVHLNNARMTKSAKVALDEVGQLTFACDIHGGVVWSTAQARQLLASSSDDQAWMTSQLPDQVKTWLSHSPEKHSSLQLKGLNKPLQVNLLGRPSPGEYLMRLLDDDERVARGTLKERFELTERESEVLFWVSRGKTNREIGQILSMSPRTVNKHLEPVYRKLSVENRTTAAAVCLQHLSSR